A region of Diospyros lotus cultivar Yz01 chromosome 3, ASM1463336v1, whole genome shotgun sequence DNA encodes the following proteins:
- the LOC127796871 gene encoding nuclear transport factor 2-like, translated as MAMKTEASSPPPCARSQYVADAFTRQYYSVLFTNPDIGHKFYGDSSVLSWPGPDGSLTTVTTMQGIRDTISSFDCKSYTTEIESVEAQDSFKEGVLVFVKGCLIGTGNVKRSFIQTFFLVPQAKGYYVLNDIFRFVNIHEPVRTSDDKENVTSSPSTPNQESGDAPIPPEDGKSLAGKVTNKNRKAKGSNSSDAEVSNITKDVIASKEPLGSHEKDGNTNAEVLANVRVSYASIVKDKVKMSYASIVARESRVTSLPQTSPRTVAAIASVNSQQRVAQAPKSSNLHGKYAPQSEAIYVGNLPSNVSAKQVHTIFKVFGPIKKEGVHIKICEDGFCYAFVDFESLESAHAAIQARSMRIGSKESCIAERRAGRGRGRVASEKGELHNEDNRTSPGGPTRRSGEAYGRGYQNVATRGGSSSGGKFTR; from the exons ATGGCAATGAAGACCGAGGCTTCTTCCCCTCCTCCGTGTGCTCGCTCACAGTACGTAGCCGATGCCTTCACGCGTCAGTATTACAGTGTGCTTTTCACTAATCCCGATATTGGCCACAAATTTTATGGCGACTCAAGTGTGCTAAGCTGGCCTGGCCCAGATGGTTCATTGACAACAGTGACAACCATGCAA GGCATTAGAGATACCATTTCGTCCTTCGACTGCAAGAGCTACACAACAGAGATAGAAAGTGTAGAAGCCCAAGATTCTTTCAAGGAAGGGGTCTTAGTTTTCGTGAAAGGTTGCCTGATAGGGACGGGCAATGTGAAACGGAGCTTCATCCAGACTTTCTTTCTGGTTCCACAAGCTAAAGGCTATTATGTTTTGAACGATATATTTAGGTTTGTGAATATACATGAACCGGTAAGAACTTCAGATGATAAGGAGAATGTTACTAGCTCTCCTTCTACACCTAATCAAG AGTCTGGTGATGCTCCTATTCCACCCGAAGATGGAAAATCTCTAGCTGGGAAGGTCACTAATAAAAATCGTAAAGCCAAAGGATCAAATTCATCTGATGCGGAGGTTTCCAATATCACTAAAGACGTGATTGCTAGCAAAGAACCACTTGGTTCACATGAGAAAGATGGAAACACTAATGCTGAGGTCCTTGCAAATGTGAGAGTGTCGTACGCTTCTATAGTGAAGGATAAAGTGAAAATGTCATATGCTTCAATA GTGGCAAGGGAAAGTAGAGTGACTTCTCTACCACAGACATCTCCTAGGACTGTTGCTGCTATAGCTTCAGTCAATAGTCAACAACGGGTGGCTCAAGCACCAAAATCATCAAACCTTCACGGGAAATATGCCCCACAAA GTGAAGCTATATATGTAGGGAATTTGCCATCAAATGTATCGGCCAAACAAGTTCATACAATTTTTAAGGTATTCGGGCCCATTAAAAAAGAAGGCGTTCATATAAAAATCTGCGAG GATGGGTTCTGTTATGCATTCGTGGACTTTGAATCCTTGGAATCTGCACACGCTGCAATTCAG GCTCGTAGTATGAGGATTGGATCAAAAGAATCTTGCATTGCAGAGAGAAGAG CTGGTCGAGGTCGAGGCAGGGTGGCGTCTGAAAAGGGTGAGCTCCACAATGAGGACAACAGGACCAGTCCTGGAGGGCCTACCAGACGCAGTGGTGAAGCTTATGGGAGAGGCTACCAGAACGTGGCTACAAGAGGAGGCAGTTCAAGTGGGGGGAAGTTCACTAGATAG